The genome window ACCGGCTAAAGACGGACCTGGAAGGTGTCAATGACGCGCTCCGTCGTTCACTGGGTGCGATCGAAACATTTGGCTCAAAGAAGGGCTTGTCAGCGCGTAAATTGCGCAAGTACCACTATACCTTTGGTATGGAGTACTTCGATGATGTGCTCGAATTGGCCGAATATGACAGCCACAAGGCGGCAGTGGACGCAATTGAGAAAAATCTGGCGGCCGGTGTGGGTGGTGTGACCAAGGTTTATCGTCTGGATCTGCCCAACGATGTCACAGTATTCGGTGTCGCGCGGAAGGCCGGAGAAAAGGGTGACGAAAACATGGATGATGCATGGATTATGGACAACGTCGACTTTGAAGAACTGAAAACAACGGCCTACCTTCCCTATGAAATCCTGGTCGATGGCAACAAGGTAGTTGCGCTTCACATGCGTTTCCGTATGGCACTGCACCGCCCCGATCTGAAGATGATGGGTTCTAACAGCTTCATGAATATCATGCCCAGTCCGAAAGCCGTGGAAAAAGCACTTCGTGCTGCTGCAGGTGGCAAATAAGCCTGAAAGAGACCGGGTTTCGTGAGTCAATTTTGAACCCCTGCTTGCAGGGGTTTTTTTATGTTTATCCGGAAATGGATTTTACTGTAAAGATGTGTGTTTTCCAGCCGTTATCAGTTATTACTACAGAACTGTAATCGCTAAATCAGGGAAATCATATGCCGGGTCAGGCCAGAAAAATATTTACTGTACGCTTTGGTGGCAAGTCTGGAACTGACCTTGTGATAACACTGGTCATGCTGCTGCTGACCGGTGTTTCTGTCACGGTATATTCATCAGCGTTGCTGGCTGCGCTGACCGGTTCGGTGGCCGGGTTCTTTATTTCAAGATTGATATTGACGTCGCAGGTTGCCTGGGCTGACGCGTTGGCTTCCTTTATGTCAGCTTGCAGGGAAGGTGATTTCACGGCTCATCTTGATGTCGGTACCAAACAGGGCATGCCAGCCAGGCTGGCTGAGAGTTGTAATGCAATTACCGATCTGGTTCAGGAGCAGGCCAGCGTCATTGCACGCTTCTCCGGTGACGCGACAGGCATAGCGCGAGGTGTCGTTGATAACCTGAACCAGGCGAGTGAGCAGGCTGAAAAAGATGCTTCGGAGATCAATGAAGCCGTATCGACACTTGACGGTTCTGTTAAACAGGTTTCAAACGGTGTAGTGCGGGCAACTGAAGCCTCTGCGCACGCCAGTAAATGCGCCAATGACAGTAATATCGCCATGACCGAGGCATTGGGTTCAATGGCGATGCTCAGTGGCGAACTCGGGAATGCCCGCGATGCCATGCAGCGGCTGGACGGTTTTGTGGATAACGTGGGAAATGTACTCAGCGTTATACGCGGTATTGCAGAGCAGACCAATATGCTTGCACTGAATGCTGCTATCGAGGCAGCCAGAGCCGGCGAGCAAGGGCGGGGGTTCGCCGTGGTCGCCGACGAAGTCCGCAACCTGGCGGGGCGCACGCAGAATGCGACACATGAAATCCAGGCGATCATCGAACAAATCCAGACCGGCGCGCGGGAAGTGGTTTCGGTGGTGGCTGAAGGTGATGGTCAGGCGACGGTTTGTGAGGAACTGATTGAAACGGCTTGTATTGCATTATCAGAAATTGGCGGGGAAATCTCTGCAATTGAATCGGCGACCACAGAGATTAACGCACTGACCGATGCCCAGCGTGGTGTGGTAGAACTGTTGGGTGATCGTATGGAACATTCTGCCGACGAGCGGAGATCAAGGCTTGAAAGCAATGGCCTGAGATCCATGGCGGAAGACCT of Thiogranum longum contains these proteins:
- a CDS encoding methyl-accepting chemotaxis protein — translated: MTEALGSMAMLSGELGNARDAMQRLDGFVDNVGNVLSVIRGIAEQTNMLALNAAIEAARAGEQGRGFAVVADEVRNLAGRTQNATHEIQAIIEQIQTGAREVVSVVAEGDGQATVCEELIETACIALSEIGGEISAIESATTEINALTDAQRGVVELLGDRMEHSADERRSRLESNGLRSMAEDLHKLADKLSGNFR